The window GGATCGAGAGAGGGAGCTCAACGTTTACCGGAGTGGCTCCGCTCCACCCACGGTTGAGGGTTCTCTCACCGCCTTGGGAGGAATCCTTGGGCGCGAGGTCGCGTCCGGCATGCCAGATTTTTCGACGGCAAAGAACGGATATGGGTTTTCGACAGAGGAGGAACTCCTTTCCAATCCAGCTTACGTCTCCTATTACTACTCCCATGTGAATCTGAACCCTCGACTGCCGCCGCCGGTGCTTTCCAAGGAGGACTGGAGATCCACGCAGAGGCTTCAAGTGGGGAGCTCGGTCGTGGGAGGGATCGAGGATAGGAGGAAAATAAACTGCAGGGAGGAAGGGGACGGCCGATCACTCTTTCTGAAGCAACCGGTGTTTGGTCAGCTGGAGGAGCACCCGGCGGAGCCGGCAAAGGCGGCAGGATCGGGGGAATGGCTAGATAAAGGAGATGGCTTGATTGGGCTGTCGATTGGGCGCCAGAAGAGCTTTGCTGATGTTGTTCAGGTGACACTCAATGGCAAACAAAAGTCTTTTCTTTGTGTTACCATTCATTTTAGCATGACATCCTGCTTGTAATATGACAAATAGAGGTATTAATCGGCTTGCTCGTCATGAATTCAAACCTTAGGATCAGCCTCCATGCATCAGCTTACAGGGGCAACCTCGGACATTGACCATGTCGTCACCCATTCCCTGTTCTGGATGATAAACATATATCAGTCGATTTATTTCTTCTGTACATAAATTTTAATTGTTCATAGTTTTGATTTCTCCTCTCTTGCTCTCTTTGAAATTTGAATATCATTCTGGATTGCTTGATTTATATCCTTTGTTATAATATGGCCATTGATTATTCTAGGATGAACTTGTTTGCAAAAGTCCAATATCAGCCCATCAATCGCACCCTGCAACTCGTAATGCCTTTGTTAATGGTCTCGAGTCATCATCTTCTGCTACTACACAGTTTCCGTTACATAAAGAAAGTGCATTGCTTAATGGGCAACAATTTGGTGCATATCCCCAAAGCAACAATGGACCTGAGAAAGTTAGTGTGCCATTGACTCACAGTTTTGCATCTGTTGTTGGCTCATCCCTGCGGCGAAGCACTACTCCTGATGCCCAGCTGGTTGCAAGGGCACCTAGTCCTTGCCTTCCACATGGAGGTCCAAGGACTCGAGCCTCTGATGAAAAGGCTAATGATTCATCCTCTGTCGGTGCTGCCTCATCAAGTACACTCGAATCTAATGATCTGATAGCTGCCTTATCAGGTTTTAACCTGTCAGACATTGGTACTGCAGCTGATGATAATTTTACACAGCCAAAGCTTCAGCAGAGGTTTGACGATCGCCATAACACTCTTTTTTCTTCACAATCTGGCCAAAACAATGTTAAGGCACAGAATATCCTCAAAAGTTCTGATCCAGAATATCCAAGTATGCAGTCTATTTCAAAGTCAACTAAGTTTTCTTACCCTGATTCCTATAATAGTTCCGGAGGTCAAGCGGAACTGATAAACTCAGGGTCAGGGTTAAATGGGCTAATTGAATCTCAAAGGTCTTATGTTCCATCTGGTAATTCATATCTCCAAGCACCTTCACCTTATATTTCCACTGCTGGCAGTTCATCTCCTCACTACCAGAATCTTGAGAATGCAAATGGAGCTTTTGCAAGTTCTGGCCTGAATGCATACTCTGAGAATTTGACATTGCCGACAACCTTGCTAAATCATGTTGGCTCGGGAAACCTGCCTCCTCTGTTTGAAGGTGCTGTTGCTGCATCTGCAGTTGCATCTGGAATGGAATCAAGGGCTTTAGGAGGTGGACTCTTTGCATCACCAAATTTAGCTGGGCCAGCAGACTTGCAAACTCTTAGTAGGATTGGTAATCAAACTGCAGCTGCAGCTCTTGAGACATCCCTTAATGATCCACTCTATGTTCAGTACTTGAAAGCAGCTGAATATACAGCACAAATTGCAGCTAACTGTTGTGATCCTTCCTTGGAGAGGGGTTATATGGGAAATTCTTATGCAGATTTGCTTGGGATTCCGAAAGCTTATGTTGAGTCTTTGCTTCAACAAGAGAATCAGTATAACATGCCATTTCTGAGTAAATCTGGGAGACTAAATCATAGTTACTATGGTAATCCAGCTTTTGGCTTGGGAAATTTATATCCAGGTAGTCCTTTAGCAAGTTCTATTGCTTCTCCAGTTGGACACGGCAGCCCTCTTAATCTCAGTGAGCGGAACATGCGGTTTTCCTCCAACTTAAGAAATTTAAGTGGAAGCGTTTTGGGCTCTTGGCATTCTGATCCCACTGGTAACATAGATGAACGTTTTCCATCATCCCTCTTGGATGAATTTAAGAGCAATAAGACTAGATGCTTTGAGCTGGCTGAGATTGCTGGCCATGTGGTTGAGTTCAGGTATACACAACTTTCATGTGGTCTTGACATCTTAATTTCTTTCGCTTATGATTTGGATCATGATACCTCATGTACATGATGATCTTCAACTTATATAGAAGAATCACAAATTGAATTACCATGTTATCTTGCTGATTTACATTTCCTTGTTCCACATTAATCTATATGTATATTGTTCACATGTATAGAAGGTTTTCTGTATTAGATATACCCAAGGATTATGAGGGCAAAGGCCTTGTGACTTCTTACCGATCTTGCTTTAATACGCCTTTTTTCAAGTATCTTTATAACTGCTTGTATTACTCTTTTTGGTTTTCATTCTCAACTGTGTAGGGTAGTGGTTATCATTCTTATATTGTGAGTTTCTAATTTACTAGCTAACACAACAACAAATGATAACAAGTTGTTACTCACCGCTATTTGGCGGTGGAATCATGGATTGTTGCTTGCCATCGATAGAGAGTTAATGAGCTAGATGATCTGCGGTTGCTTGTCCTTTCTTGTTGTTTCGAAGGCTTCATTGGTCTTTTTCTACCTCCTGGAAATGCTAACCTCGCTGATCATCTCACCCTAACTAGTACTTTGGTCCGAACTATCTTAACTCTTAAGTATCTTTTCCTCATGTTATTGTTTTGCCTGGTACTatctcaaaattttcaagaatGCAACCATTTTAAATTCTTTCAATTAGTTCTCTGTTACATTTAACATTTATGATGATCTTATGGATACTTGAACTATTAGTTTTTACCTTTATGTGCAGTGCTGATCAGTATGGGAGCCGTTTTATACAGCAAAAACTTGAAACAGCTACAACTGATGAAAAAAACATGGTTTTTGATGAGATAGTGCCTCATGCTCTTTCTCTGATGACTGATGTTTTTGGGAATTATGTGGTCCAGAAGGTAATATTGTTCCAAATACAATCAGATTCTGTAGTTCTGTTGTTTCAGCGTATATTTTTTGGatattttatgatgaatcactTCATAAGGGTTCAAAATTTTCCCTCCTTTTAGTTCTTTGATCATGGATCAGTGGCTCAGAGAAGGGAATTAGCTAATCAGCTGAATGGGCATGTATTGGCACTCAGCCTGCAGATGTATGGGTGCCGAGTGATCCAGAAGGTATTGTAGCTCCGAATATCtgattagtaatttatattttagattgtattatATTTCTATCTTCTaagaaattaattaattaattcttTTTTGTTGTGCTTTAATTCTCTTTTGCTTCTGCTACTTCCAACTTTTGTGTGGATGAGCAATAGTTTTAATGTGAGTGAAATGTACTTCTTTGCTCACGCACATGTAATTTTACTGTTTCATTGACATGCACCATTCATTCTCTTCATTTGCCCTTTATCTTAAGAAATTAATAATTATGAGATTGGTCTACACAGATTTGTAATTATTACAGCTGATATATCATCCAAATTTAATTTCTGTAATTATTTTTCTGTTGTCATCATCTGAGATGTCAAGAAGTCCTCTATAGTCCTAATATATAGACTAAGCACTATAAATTTTGGCTTGTTGTGAGATGAAAGCTGTTCATATAAACCTTTACTGTTATGAAAATGGATGAAAAGGAAATTCCTGATTTGCTGGTTGGCATCTTACGAAAAAAAACATGGATTCGATCAAAAGTTGGGAAACGTGCACTTGCAAT of the Musa acuminata AAA Group cultivar baxijiao chromosome BXJ2-10, Cavendish_Baxijiao_AAA, whole genome shotgun sequence genome contains:
- the LOC103969306 gene encoding pumilio homolog 2, with the translated sequence MVTESPLTMLSDMGVRSVIGSGGDGFGGEELEKELGLLRREQRRQEAMDRERELNVYRSGSAPPTVEGSLTALGGILGREVASGMPDFSTAKNGYGFSTEEELLSNPAYVSYYYSHVNLNPRLPPPVLSKEDWRSTQRLQVGSSVVGGIEDRRKINCREEGDGRSLFLKQPVFGQLEEHPAEPAKAAGSGEWLDKGDGLIGLSIGRQKSFADVVQDELVCKSPISAHQSHPATRNAFVNGLESSSSATTQFPLHKESALLNGQQFGAYPQSNNGPEKVSVPLTHSFASVVGSSLRRSTTPDAQLVARAPSPCLPHGGPRTRASDEKANDSSSVGAASSSTLESNDLIAALSGFNLSDIGTAADDNFTQPKLQQRFDDRHNTLFSSQSGQNNVKAQNILKSSDPEYPSMQSISKSTKFSYPDSYNSSGGQAELINSGSGLNGLIESQRSYVPSGNSYLQAPSPYISTAGSSSPHYQNLENANGAFASSGLNAYSENLTLPTTLLNHVGSGNLPPLFEGAVAASAVASGMESRALGGGLFASPNLAGPADLQTLSRIGNQTAAAALETSLNDPLYVQYLKAAEYTAQIAANCCDPSLERGYMGNSYADLLGIPKAYVESLLQQENQYNMPFLSKSGRLNHSYYGNPAFGLGNLYPGSPLASSIASPVGHGSPLNLSERNMRFSSNLRNLSGSVLGSWHSDPTGNIDERFPSSLLDEFKSNKTRCFELAEIAGHVVEFSADQYGSRFIQQKLETATTDEKNMVFDEIVPHALSLMTDVFGNYVVQKFFDHGSVAQRRELANQLNGHVLALSLQMYGCRVIQKAIEVVDLDQKIQMVSELDGHVLRCVRDQNGNHVIQKCIECVPEDAIQFIISTFYGQVVTLSTHPYGCRVIQRVLEHCDDPNTQQIVMEEILQSVCMLAKDQYGNYVVQHVLEHGKPHERSVIIKKLTGQIVQMSQQKFASNVVEKCLTFGNLEERQLLVNEMLGSTDENEPLQAMMKDQFANYVVQKVLETCDDQQRELILSRIKVHLNALKKYTYGKHIVARVEKLVAAGERRIGVQSSSSSSYPSYMAQG